The DNA region atagtaaaaaacctatttaaataaaaagttgaataatatacaaataataaacacatttcacgataaaataaacaaataaaaattattatttatcgaacaactattttaatattaactacctgttttatcatataattcacCTACTGACATGTCATcaggtaaataatttttctggaagtcaaataaatttattgaaaattcacCAATCATTCCTTTAGATGATCTTCCATcaggaaaaaataattctttagcCACATCAATCAAATCTGACTTGTAAAATGTGTTTTGTACTCGTACTTTTCTTGTAACACCACGATTAATAGTTCTCAcctagaaatataatttatacttaaaacaagGTAGTAAGCACATATTGAGAACAATGGCTTCATTTGGGGCAGAGGGGGAGGGGCATTTGCCTTACCCTACATTTATATGGGCTGATcaaatttttgtacttttggtAGGACAGGGCTGGAATAACAGGCCCGGCACTAGAGCTCTTAATCGCAAATCGTTGGAATTTTTAAGATGCataatggatttaaaaaaattggaagtggatattttatgtttttatctaACACACATGCAACATATAGCAATGACGTGCATCTATGATACTATTGAATTATTACAATCGGTGCTTTCTTACAAATCTGTTGAATTATCAGATTTTTTTACAGCTACCTAGGTGTACAAGGAGGTATCTAGGGGGGGTCCATGGGGTCTGGACCCcccaaaattgttttataccaGCATATAGaatcactatttatttattttttatatcaattatctatgaaaattgtactaaaattttttttgatatttttggtgtaaataatacaaaaaacaaaaattacttgAAAACATAACCATGAATTtcccattattataataatacctgttTATACGGCGACATATCAAAATTAAGCCATCCAATTTCAACATATCTCGCTAGTGATCTATTTTTGAAGACTAGgctatattaaacaaataaaaacataatttttttttttaaattcactaTAAAAACTTgtcatgttaaattaataatgcacCTGCCTTTTATTTGGAGTTTCGGTTTTGACTCATTAATgtcgtcattatttttttttaccttagaCATCAACTTATCAATGAGGGAGCTTTTTCGTTTGGATAATCtggtttgttttgaaaaaattaacaacgCTAAACGATCTCcatattaattaggtaagaacatttttCATATGCGATCATCGGTGGACATTGTTTTTAGAACAGCTATATCAAtctgaaatacaatttttcaattaaataaacttGTATTGATTGGACGCTATTGTGAttatctaaacaaaaaaaatatatatatactatacaaattagAAAGAATCAAATTAGATCAAATTACGCAAAGGTGGAAGAG from Acyrthosiphon pisum isolate AL4f unplaced genomic scaffold, pea_aphid_22Mar2018_4r6ur Scaffold_20555;HRSCAF=21375, whole genome shotgun sequence includes:
- the LOC107882759 gene encoding uncharacterized protein LOC107882759 isoform X1, with product MSKVKKNNDDINESKPKLQIKGSLVFKNRSLARYVEIGWLNFDMSPYKQVRTINRGVTRKVRVQNTFYKSDLIDVAKELFFPDGRSSKGMIGEFSINLFDFQKNYLPDDMSVGELYDKTGLNSLRFYLATKQTNSTIWFPVGKKKKKKTY
- the LOC107882759 gene encoding uncharacterized protein LOC107882759 isoform X2; translation: MSPYKQVRTINRGVTRKVRVQNTFYKSDLIDVAKELFFPDGRSSKGMIGEFSINLFDFQKNYLPDDMSVGELYDKTGLNSLRFYLATKQTNSTIWFPVGKKKKKKTY